The nucleotide sequence CTAGGAGGATACCCTGGCTCTGACTTCCTGGCCAGTGACTCCAAAACAGGGAATTCTTTGGCagtgagggagaggagaggattcGTCTCAAGAAATCACTTTGGCTTCTAATCAAGTAGCCTGGGAAGCCAGGGCAGAGGGGGTAGGGGCCAGGGGCCTGGACAGCCTAGAGAGGAGGGCTGGAGAACTCCCGTAGCAGGGCACACCTGACCCAATGGCCAGTCAGCCAAGATGACACCTGACACCATCCCCCCACCAGGTAGCCAGCGCAGCTTCTGATGGGCTTCTGCGCCTGGACCTTGATGTTCCGGACAGTGGGCCACCAGTGTTTGCCCCCAGCAATGACGACAGCTCAGACCAGCCCCGGGAGGCCCCCCGGCCCCCCATGCCTCCGACCAAGCCGTCCCCAGCACCCGAGACGACCAGCCTTAGTGACACGGTGGAGACCCCTGCGGGGGAGAGAGCCCCAGCTCCTGTCTCGGCTAGCTCTGAAGTCCACCCTGAGAGCCCAGAGGACTCAGAGACCCCAGCAGGGGAGGACAGTGGCTCTGAGCAGCCCCCCAACAGCATCCTGGCTGACAAACTGAAGGTGAGCTGGGAGAACCCCAGCCCCCAGGAGGCCCCTGCTCCGGAGAGCGCAGAACCCTCCCAGGCACCCTGCTCTGAGACTTCAGAGGCCGCACCCAGGGAGGGTGGGAAGCCTCCTACGCCCCCACCTAAGATCTTATCTGAGAAACTGAAAGCTTGCATGAAGGCTTCTGGGCCGGCCCAGAGTCCTGGGCCCCCTGAGACCTCTGCCCCAGACCCGGTGCAGGTCTCAGTGAATGGCGTGGATGACAGTCCTGAGCCTTCCAAGCCATCCCAGGCCACAGGCATGCCAGGAACTCCCCCAAAGGATGCAACAACATCCACAGCGCTGCCCCCTTCGGACCTGCCGGCTCGGTTCCATCCTCGCTGCTCCTCTTTGGGCGACCTGCTTGGGGAAGGCCCCCAGCGTCCACGGAAGCCTGTGGAACGGCTGTATCGGGCCCAGCTGGAGGTGAAGGTGGCCTCAGAACAGACGGAGAAACTGTTGAACAAGGTGCTGGGCAGTGAGCCGGCCCCTGTGAATGCCGAGACATTGCTCAGCCAGGCCGTGGAGCAACTGAGGCAGGCCACCCAGGTCTTGCAGGAAATGAGAGATCTGGGAGAGCTGAGCCAGGAAGCGCCTGGGCTCAGGGAGAAGCGGAAGGAGCTGGTGACCCTGTACAGGAGAAGTGCACCCTAGGGCCCACTGGGCCAGAGGCACGGTCCCTCCTGGCCACCTCCGTCCATCAAAGCCCAGCCCTGCTGAGAAATGTGCTTCTGCTCAGGCTATAGAAGAGCTGCTGGGTATGTCAGGGTTTGGCCAGGACCGGAAGAAACTCCTGGCATCCTTCCTGCCCTGCTGTGGCCAGTGTCTCCAGGTGACACCAGGGCCACTGTCTGGCTGTCTGGCCTGTCCTCCGggctctgggcctgggctgggagcaCACACACTGGGACCTATGTCTTGTGTGGTTGTTCCAAACTGCCCCAGGGCTTTGGCACAGCAGTTGGGGTTTCTGGGGGTGGCATCatctctgctccccacccctcgTAGTTTACATTCCTGACTTCTGAATAGAGCACAGCTGAGCCCCCTGCAGCCCCCATCTCCAGGTATTCCCAGGCAAAGAGCTTCATGGCAAGGCAGCCTCTCAGCCTGCCCCTCCGCCCATCCCGAGTAGCTGCGGAGGTCTGCTATAGGTTCGCCCCTCAGTTGGAGAAGACCCTGGACCCCTTTGGGGCCTCCTAAGGCAGATGAGAGGCACCTGTGTGAGGATGCCATCTGCTGTGtggcccctctctgggcctgtttcatTTTCTGCAAAACAAAGGCATTTTCTGCCACTCCCCCCCCCTCTGGCCAGCCGTGAGGGAGGGCTTAATCTGGAGGAGTCCAGGGTGGAAGAGAAACTCAAAAGGTCTCCCAGGCTAGTGTCTGCCTGCCCCCAGATCAGCTCGTGTCCACCCTTGCATGTTCCCGAAGAGGTGAGCCCTAGAGTGGCCCCATTTCAACACCAGAAAAACCTCTAGGTAATTATCATAAATCTGCCTTCAGAAGAGAATCCCCCAACTCCTGTGCAGCCCTCAGCTGGGGATTTGTCAGGGCCTCTGCGGTTCCTCCTCAGCCCCAGCAGGTCCAGTATTCCAGTCATTTCTTCAGACGCCGATGGCGTTATGCTGGGGTCTGAACCACTTCTCTCCCCCACCTGTGGCCCCAGATCCCTGCACCTGGTCCTCTCCCAACACCCTgtcactccccagcccccactgccccTGGCTCTGGGAGCACGGCCAGTCTTCATCCTGCTGCAGCGGCTGGACTGAGGGCAGAGCTGTAGGTGCAGAGGCCCTGCGGGTCGCCAGTGGCCTGCTCCCCAGCCACTCCTCCCCAGCCTGTGGGATGGGAGCAGCTTCCAACAGGGCCTGCCCTGGAGAGGTCTGCATGTGCACTTTTGTTTACTGAAAGAGAAGGTGGGAGGACCACAATAGCACACCCTGGCCTTGCTGCCTGctgcctccacccccagccaccaGTTGTGCCTGCTGAGGCCTCACTGTACTGTACTGTACTGTCATTTTGTCCTGTAGGTTGGGGCAGGGATCAGGAGGGGCAGGAGTGGAGGTGAGTGGCAGCGCCTTGGCCCTGACCCCATCAGGCTCCCCTGACACAGGctgcctgtccctccctctgtctccagtACAGAGGCAAGAGTGTCATCAGGCGCCCACAGTCACATGACCCCTGCCATCTTCCTTTAGGGAACAGCCTTCCCCTACGGGCCACCAGGCTGGCTGGGGCTTTAGTCAAGTTACCTGCTTCCAGGAATCAgagcctcattttctttctctgtcaagTGACCGAGCTGGGCAGGTAGCTCTGGGGCCACCTGAGCGGCCAAACGACATCGGTTCCCGTGGGGTTCCCTGGGGGAAGCTGGCttccagggaaggaaggggggcGGCCATGCGTAGGGCCGCCTTGCCGCCTCCTTGAGGGGGCAGCATACTGTCTTCTGCTTATGAAGCGCCTTTCTTGAAATCTGgcaataaatctgttttttcGGAACTTCTCTGCCCAAGCCTGTTTGTTGGTGTGGGGCCAGCTTCGAGCTGGCCTCTGGGCTGGAGCCACTGCCTGCTCTGTCCTTGCTAGACCCAGGCCCTCTGATTCCCGCCCCAGACCCACCGTTTCCACAGGCGGGGGCTAAGTGTTACAAGGAACAATGctcttcaatatttaaaaattttttttttttttttgagacagagtcttgctttgttgcccaggctagagtgagtgccgtggcgtcagcctagctcacagcaacctcaaactcctgggctcaagcaatcctcctgcctcagcctcccaagtagctgggactacaggcattcgccaccatgcccggctcatttttttttgtatatattagttggccaattaatttctttctatttatagtagagatggggtctcgctcttgctcaggctggtttagaactcctgacctcgagcaatccgcccgcctcggcctcccagagagctaggattacaggcgtgagccaccacgcccagcctaaaaactttttattgggaAATAATTTCAAGCTTAGGGAAAACTCGCAAGAATAAGAATAGCACAGAGAATACCCATTTACTCTACCCAAATCGACCCATTGTTTTCTCCTTTGAGCACTTCCTCTCTTTCACATGTGCACATAATTTTTTCATGAATCATTGGAAAGTCAGTTACCTTGGTCCCTTACCCCTAAAATATCCGGTCTATATATCCTAAAAATAAGTGTATCCTCTCACGTAACCATGTACAATTATTCATGTCAGTAATTTGACATCAATACAATAGTTTATTGTTCATACTCCAATTTTGCCATTTGAGCCAATATcatcttttattgtatttttactcCAGTTAGGGTCAGCTATTGCATACAGTTGCCATCTCTCTTTAGTCTTTACCACTTAATCTGAACCATTTCCACaggctttctttgtctttggtgatgctaacatttttgaagaatacaatCCTCCTCCCCTAATAGACCTGCCTCATTGGGGTTTGTCTGAGGTTTCCTCATGACCAGATTGAGGTTATGCATTGTGTCTGGAGAACTGCATGAGTGACACCGTGTCCTCAGGGTATCACATCTGGAGGCACCATCCGTCTGCCCCTCTTGGTGATGTTCATTTTGATCACCTGGGCAAGGTGTCTGATTTTTCTACtgtatagttaatttttttttctcttgcaacTAATAAACAATCTGGGTGACATCTTGAGATCATGCAAATATGTTGTACCTCACCACAAATTCCCCCAGATTTAGTATCCATTGATGATGCTTGCTGAACAGGTGTTTCCTATAATGGTTTCAGAATGATGTTGTTTTACCCGCAGAGCCCAGTCCTGGCTGAGGGTGAGCCTGGGCCCTGTTTTAGGCCTGTGGCCGCCCAACACGTGTCAGCAGAACCCCAGGGCTTCCCTGAGCGCTCTTGGGAAGTTCCCGGGCCAGTGGACAGAGCTCCAAGTCAGGCTGCCAAGGTTCAGATCCCACCCTGGGACTTTGGGTGGGTCTCAGTTTCAGAGggacttggtttcctcatctacagaAGACTATCATGCACCCCAGTCCCCTGTGTGGGGAAGCGCCGCTGTGCTCGACCTCTGTGAGGGCTGCCGGACAGGCCCGGGGGCCAACATAACAGGAAGCACCTGACCCAGGCCTCTCAGCTGTGGCTATGACCCTTGTGTCCCTCCTGAATTTCCCCACCTCTGCCTGGCATGTGACAGCCATACCATGGGAGTGTCCTGCAGAAGCTGGGGGACCTCACGTGAGTCACTTCACCTTCACAGGCCCCTTCGTCTGCGAGGAGTCTCTTTATTCTTGGGAGTGTCCCGTCAACCCCGACCCACGACTAGGACTCCACTGTGAAGGCCAGCCTGCCTTGCAGCTCTGTAGCTGCTGGGATGGCGTTAGTGGCCAGGGGAGGATGTGATAAGCACGTTTTCCCTCtggtcctgggggctgggggcctgtGCAGAGGAGGGAGCCCTCCTTGCAAACACAGACTGCCATATCTCAGTGGCCTGAAGTCCTGTGTATGTTATAGTGCAGGGTTTGCAAACTACAAAGTGGCCACATATAGACTGGACCCAGGACGGAAGGGGAAGGCCTGGGGGAAAGGGGTATCGGATTGTCCCTGCTACCCCCACCTGAGCCTGGGGGCCTGGAAACACCCTGCATCTCTGGAGTCACTGTGTCTAGAGCCCTCCTCCAAGCCCCACACAAACTCACTCCAGTGCTGGTTTCTGTGACAGAGGAGGCTCTGTGATCAAACACGGAAGGAGGAGAAGTGATGGTGGAAATTCCTCCCTCTTAtcataatgttatttaaaaacaaaattcctggtcaggcgtggtggctcacgcctgtaatcctagcactctgggaggctgaggcgggcgg is from Microcebus murinus isolate Inina chromosome 6, M.murinus_Inina_mat1.0, whole genome shotgun sequence and encodes:
- the PLEKHO2 gene encoding pleckstrin homology domain-containing family O member 2, whose amino-acid sequence is MEEEGVKEGGERPRGARTADKAGWIKKSSGGLLGFWKDRYLLLCQAQLLVYENEDEQNCVETVELGSYEKCQDLRALLKRKHRFILLRSPGNKVSDIKFQAPSGEEKDSWIKALNEGINRGKNKAFDEVKVDKSCALEHVTRDRVRGGQRRRPPTRIHLKEVASAASDGLLRLDLDVPDSGPPVFAPSNDDSSDQPREAPRPPMPPTKPSPAPETTSLSDTVETPAGERAPAPVSASSEVHPESPEDSETPAGEDSGSEQPPNSILADKLKVSWENPSPQEAPAPESAEPSQAPCSETSEAAPREGGKPPTPPPKILSEKLKACMKASGPAQSPGPPETSAPDPVQVSVNGVDDSPEPSKPSQATGMPGTPPKDATTSTALPPSDLPARFHPRCSSLGDLLGEGPQRPRKPVERLYRAQLEVKVASEQTEKLLNKVLGSEPAPVNAETLLSQAVEQLRQATQVLQEMRDLGELSQEAPGLREKRKELVTLYRRSAP